One segment of Papaver somniferum cultivar HN1 unplaced genomic scaffold, ASM357369v1 unplaced-scaffold_137, whole genome shotgun sequence DNA contains the following:
- the LOC113334517 gene encoding importin subunit alpha-2-like: MSLRPNARTEVRRNRYKVAVDADEGRRRREDNMVEIRKNKREESLQKKRREGMQAQQFPTSAIQGAGTGVEKKLESLPSMIAGVWSDERDLQLEATTQFRKLLSIERSPPIEEVIQSGVVPKFVEFLMREDYPQLQFEAAWALTNIASGTSDNTRVVIESGAVPIFVKLLGSPSDDVREQAVWALGNVAGDSPKCRDLVLGQGALIPLLQQLNEHAKLSMLRNATWTLSNFCRGKPQPPFEQTRPALPALERLIHSTDEEVLTDACWALSYLSDGTNDKIQAVIEANVCPRLVELLMHPSPSVLIPALRTVGNIVTGDDMQTQIIINHQSLPCLLNLLTNNHKKSIKKEACWTISNITAGNKDQIQAVVAAEIIGPLIHLLQTAEFDIKKEAAWAISNATSGGTHEQIKYLVGQGCIRPLCDLLVCPDPRIVTVCLEGLENILKVGEAEKNLGTTGGVNVYAQLIDESEGLEKIENLQSHDNTEIYEKAVKILETYWMEEDDEPLPPGDAAEAAGPSGFQFGGSELPAGGFNFS, from the exons ATGTCTCTTAGGCCAAACGCGAGGACGGAGGTCCGAAGGAATCGATACAAAGTAGCAGTAGATGCagatgaaggaagaagaagaagagaagataatatGGTTGAGATCCGTAAGAATAAACGAGAGGAATCTTTacaaaagaagagaagagaaggtaTGCAAGCTCAACAATTTCCAACTTCTGCTATTCAAGGTGCCGGCACTGGTGTTGAAAAGAAG CTTGAAAGTCTGCCTTCGATGATTGCGGGAGTATGGTCAGATGAAAGAGATTTACAGCTTGAGGCGACTACACAGTTTCGGAAACTACTATCAAttg AACGAAGTCCTCCGATCGAGGAAGTTATTCAATCGGGTGttgttcctaaatttgtggaatTTCTAATGAGAGAAGATTACCCACAGCTACAG TTTGAGGCAGCTTGGGCTCTCACAAACATTGCTTCGGGAACTTCAGATAACACTAGGGTTGTAATTGAGAGTGGGGCTGTTCCTATTTTTGTCAAACTTCTTGGATCTCCAAGTGACGATGTTCGCGAACAG GCTGTCTGGGCACTTGGAAATGTTGCTGGAGATTCCCCCAAATGCCGAGATCTTGTTCTTGGACAAGGGGCTTTGATTCCATTGCTTCAACAGTTGAATGAGCATGCCAAACTTTCTATGCTTAGGAATGCCACATGGACTTTATCAAACTTCTGCAGGGGCAAGCCTCAGCCTCCTTTTGAACAG ACAAGACCTGCTCTACCAGCACTCGAGCGTCTCATTCATTCAACGGATGAGGAAGTCCTGACAGATGCTTGTTGGGCCTTATCATATTTGTCTGATGGTACAAATGACAAAATCCAGGCTGTTATCGAAGCTAATGTCTGTCCACGTCTTGTGGAGCTTCTAAT GCATCCTTCCCCGTCAGTGCTCATTCCTGCCCTTCGCACGGttggaaatattgttactggtgatGATATGCAGACACAG ATCATTATCAACCATCAATCACTTCCTTGCCTTCTGAACTTGCTTACGAACAATCACAAGAAAAGCATCAAGAAGGAAGCTTGCTGGACCATTTCAAACATTACAGCAGGGAACAAGGATCAGATACAG GCTGTCGTTGCAGCTGAAATCATAGGCCCTCTGATACATCTGCTTCAAACTGCTGAGTTTGATATAAAGAAAGAGGCTGCATGGGCTATCTCAAATGCTACTTCTGGTGGTACCCATGAACAAATCAA gTATCTGGTGGGCCAGGGTTGCATCAGACCGCTATGTGATCTCCTTGTTTGTCCTGACCCAAGAATTGTTACAGTTTGTTTAGAAGGTTTAGAGAATATCTTAAAGGTTGGGGAAGCTGAGAAGAACTTGGGTACTACTGGTGGTGTAAATGTGTATGCACAGTTAATTGATGAATCTGAAGGGTTAGAGAAGATTGAAAATCTGCAGAGTCATGATAACACAGAGATTTATGAGAAGGCAGTGAAGATTCTTGAGACTTATTGGATGGAAGAGGATGATGAGCCATTGCCCCCTGGTGATGCAGCAGAAGCTGCTGGCCCATCTGGGTTCCAGTTTGGGGGGAGTGAGCTTCCAGCTGGTGGATTCAACTTCAGCTGA